TGTGTTTCATATTTAAAAACCCTAATTAGTGGTTCGAATCAGGAATAAGCTATTAGGAAAATACgagctaatataaatacatgtacactgaATAATGTATCACAAAAACATTCACtgtaaaataatcataataattttcGTGGCACGTTTTCTATGATTTTGTAGGCTGACCGATTCATTTATTTCCGACAGCACAACATTTCGTGATTAAACAATTTGAATATTTCGTCAGCATTTATATTCGCCAATTTCGGATGTTGAAAAAAATGCGTATTACACAACGACCCAAATTAAtctttatttccaaaatcagaaatccacgattaaaagtgtcaacaaaaaggtaatttatataaatatacattcatGATTAGTTAGGATGGCGATACTCAGGACACTATTGTCTTCGCCTCCTATTTTTTTTCTGTACTTTtagttataatataataatatgcaaATTTATGTATCGTATTTGGATTGCAATCGCGACGTCATCTTAAAGTTCTGTTAAAGGGCTAATCCAGAATTTGTGGGGGATAAAGTTGTGAAATTTATTGTGgcggaaaattctgtttgccgggggtcggatgggcatgcgcatttatacatttatctgaatggactctgtgactacttgcgtagtttatcatccttgtcctttcgggtaattccaagttattaaagtttaagcttaaacaaaataaaaaatagtagcaATACCGTAGGGTAAAAAACGTTTAGGTGTCAAATCGCTGGCGGAGcgataagttgtattttaatgttcGATTAAGTTTGTAAAAAGGTACAAGTAATATTATCACAAGTGTGGCGATAaaagtgatcacaagtgtagtgatcaagtaaaagtattatcgcaagtgcgaaaaagtgtgatcacaagtgtagtgatcaatgtccgattaagtatattatcgcaagtgcgaaaaagtgtgatcacaagtgtagtgatcaatgtccgattaagtatgtaaaaggtacAAGTAAAAGTATTGGATCACAAGTAaagtgatcaagtaagtgttatcgcaAGTGTGCAAAAAGtttgatcacaagtgtagtgatcaatgtccgattaagtatgtaaaagatcacaagtgtagtgatcaagtaagtgttatcgcaagtgcgcaaaagtgtgatcacaagtgtagtgatcaatgtccgattaagtatgtaattcgcaagtgcgaaaaaagtgtaatcacaagtgtagtgatgaAGTAAAAGTTTTAGTGTGTCATTAAAAGTATCATGGCGATTATCATGTAAAAGTGGATCCAATGGTCAAGCGATTGGTAGAACTAGGTTTAGCCCAGCAAAGTATATGGTTCTTCCTAGTtcggtcgcttgatgagcaatagctttttttattttgggtacgcggtgttgctactataacggtgttacttcacgttttgtaattttatcgtgtgctcatccacctccggtaggtatattttcaaagtaacagGTTTCCACGAGTGAGTAGCCGATCTTTCGTTGGGCTCGTGGTTACCACCGGCTGTTTTTTTCGCTGCGGCCTTTTATATCCCACTTTTTACTCGTATAATATATTAAAgagatctgttagtgaatactttgtgcattctattacatttttgtgatgtttattgggaggcaaaatattttggaatcggTTCATTAAACAAGTTAAATggagtaatgtgttgttttatcgttgcagtcgtaaaataatatgcaaatttATTGTCGTAATATTCATTATATTGCATACAACTATATTCATTTGCATGTCTTAAAAGCAGATGGTATTTGCCGcataaatcattaataaattgagtcttgttctgagaaaactgggcataatgcatgtgcctaaagtgtcgtccctgattagcctgtgcagtccacacaggctaatcagggacgacactttccgcttttatggtatttttagtttcaaggaagtccctccttgccttATATcaagtttagtcggaaagtgtcgtccctgattagcctgtgcagactgcacaggctaatctgggacgacactttacgcacgtgcattatgcccagttttctcagaacaagactcaattaATTAATGATAACTTGTGTAAGCTCAATCTATCGCACAATTCTAGATGGAGATATAGTATCGAATGCGGACCTTCATTCGTACCCTAACAACTCGTTCCAACTCTCAGTGGTAGCCACGGACAAGTATAACAAGAATCCGACACCGTACACCGTCATTGTGGAAATAACTGGTAAGTACATGGAGAAAACTGGgtgttggatcaatttatttagcGAGGGTAAAAAACCTTAACCATAAACATTGGCGACGTAAATTTAAACGTATCTGTTTTAGACACAGTAACTGGATATATCCTAGTTTGGTTAATGTTTTTCTGCCTTTGAACAAGAAGCAGATggaaaaataaaaccaaaatacGAGCACACACATCTGATGATATGTAATCTATCAAGTTGACGACCGGTTtcgaaataaaatatttctttccgACATTGTTTGCCTATCCACTTTGAATATGCAATGGGAGGTAATTGTGATTTAAAAACGATATAACAGGCAATATCATTTGTCTCCCATGCTTTAATGTTCCGTTGACTCGGTCATTTATTGTTTCGGTGTTTCAGAGAATTAGAATAATGGTCTGGTTTTCACTGTAAGATGCTTAATCTGTATCATTTCTCTTGTTTCAACAATAATTTGAGCCTTATTTTTACGATCCACAAAGTATGCATACATCCCTTCTAGcaatattttaaacttatttaccAAAGCGAAAACTATTTTTGTAGGAAAAAAATAGAAAAGCAGTTCCGGCTtcgtttatttacatttgaaaCGCTTTATGGACTTTCACTAGAAATGTTTCCGTAGATATAATTCTATTTTCGTGTGGGCGTTTTCATATTTAATCTGTTTTTAATCCAGATATAAACACTGTGCCAAAGCTGACGAACGTTCCGAAAATCAACGTTTTAGCCGTCTACGAAAACAACGCCACCGGTGACGTATGACGTACATCACAAGGACCCGGATGTTGGTGACGTAATAAAATACTTTTGCAACTTCATCGACGGTGGCGCAGATTATTTCACATGCGATTCTGCAAGTACGGcgtttatattttttctatttttttggtACATtggacaaaatattaaaataggaTATGCGCTTTGTTAAAACTGAAACTGCACTTTAAAAAAAGACAGTGAAATGTACTTCTTTTAGCGGAGTTAATAAACACCTTTAATAACACGTTAACTTTTTGGATCAAGTTATGTATGCAAATGAGATGTTACACAAGTAATCTATATTTacggagtttttttaagaaagcgTTCTATTCATTGAAAAATAATAGATATACTCAAATAGTATTCCAATACTATCAGTCGTTGGAGTTTTGACAAGGACGGGTATTTTTCATTCTTCCACATTCCTCCCTGACTGGCTCCAGAgatttcaatttgaaattaaAGCATCGAATATCAAAGAAATTGCTTTACACCGAGTTTTGCAATATATACGATCGTTACTCGTAAGGAGTATgagtttttgtattgttttgtaaaatgaatattatgtttgggacattttttgtttatcttACATACATATCGAAAATGATCGACGCGAATTCCCATGATGAGAAATTCACGAATATAGGTGACCACAAAATAGTCAGTTTTTCAAATCACGTAATTTAATGCTGGCGAATATAAACGATGGTGAAGTATTCTACAGTTTATGTGCTTACTATATTTTACCTCACAAAAATAACCTAGTTTGGAGTCTTATACATATAAAACAGCTCTTAAATCGCGTTGATATTAATAAAGTATATCGCGTACAGTCGTTTAAGGctctcagcgctttgatttcttttCAGCGGTTGAAATTCGCGCCAAGTCCGTGGTAAACTTCGAGAAGGTCAACAAACTTTCGTACGAGGTCGAGATTCACGCCTACGACTGTAACAGCAATTCTACGACCGAGACTTTGACGCTGCTCATAAGTGACGTCAACGAGAAACCGGAATTCACAACTACGACGTGGACGATAACGAAAAACGAAGAAGGCATGGGGGGGGGTAGGAACTACTCGTCAGGCGGGGTAAGGAGCCACTCGGGCGCGGTGAAGGACTATTCGGGCGGGTAAGGAGCTACTCGGGTTGGGGGGGGGTAAGGAGCCTACGCGGGCGGGGTAAGGAGCTATTCGGGCGGGGTAATGATCTACTCGGGCGGAAAGGAGCTACTCGGGCGGGGTTAGGCCACTCGGTCGGGGTAAGGAGCTACTCGGGCTGGGTAAGGGCTAGTCGGATGGGTAAGGAGCTACTCAGGCTGGTAGGAGCTACTTGGGCGGGATAGGGAGCTACTCGGGCTGGTTAAAGGAGCCTTTCGGGCTGGTTAGGAGCCACACGGCGGGTAAGGAGCCACTCGGCGGGGGTAAGAGCTACTCGGGCGGGGTAATGGCTATCGGTGGGTAAGAGCTCGGGCGGGGTAAGGAGCTAACTCTGCGGGGTAAGGGAGCCACTCCGGCGGGGTTAGGAGCCACTCGGGCGGGGTAAGGAGCCATTAAGGCGGGTTAGAGTACTCGGGCGGGGGTATGGAGCTACTCGGGCGGGGTATAAGGGGTAAGGAGCTATCGTGCGGGGGTTAAGGAGCCATCGGCGGGGGTGGGTGGTTAAAGGAGTACTCGGGCCGTGTAGGAGCTACCTTGGGGGGGATAGATAAGGATAAGTAAATAATCGGGCAGGATAAGGAGCTTCTGGCGGGAAAGGAGCACTCGCGGTTGGGTAAGGGAGCCACTCGCGGGGGTGGTAGGTGGTTAAGGAGCTACTCGGGGGGGTTGGTAGGAAGGAGCTACTCGGGCGGGGTAGGTAGTAAGAGCTTTTCGGGCGGGGGTAAGGAGCTACTCGGGCGGGGTAAGGAGCCATTCGGGCGGGGTTAAGGAGCTTCTCGCAGCGTATGAATGTATTGTTGAGTTTCTGGCTTGTTGTACATTGTTTGCTGCTGAAGCTGGTGAatagttttaatgtcataaatactgacctgttatcgtatgcttatactttgcAAGTTAATAGttttagaaatgtttgcattttaaaCTAAAGTGTAAACAAACGTGTTAAAAATCTAGTAGACCATTATTATGCAAtctaaatatttgcaaaaatgcaTGTTAATTCCTATATGTTCCTACAATGTTTAAGTGTTGGAAAGTCTATTAATGGACAAGGAAGGGCAGGGGAGGTGTGTGTTGGGGGAGGAGGGAAATCGGATTGAGCGATTtcttcaagggcaaataactcagggaTGTTAGGATCACTGTGGACAAAAGTGTCATGCATATATTCTTTTCATTGTTgacatatttaaaatgttatttaattgctGAAGATATACTCCATTACTTTTGAACACAAACCAAATGAATTGTTACTCTTGTTTCATATCTGGGATTGTCACGTGATGTATGCGAGTCCGTATGAACGTATGAGTTGTGATTGTGCCACTACTGAGTGTGTCCAGTACACGTGTCTCATTTGAAAATTCCGTGTGGGTTAACTATTGTCAGTAATGCATCGTTTGTGATTTATTTCTGAGTAGAAGTGCCGCGTGtgattttgtaatgtttacatgTGTTAACTGTGAATATATCGTGTTCTAAATATGGATCTTTCTCAGGTGAAATTTtcatattgcaatattgaaatcAAATATACATATGTGTCGCGTGTGATAAAACGTTAATGCAAACATGATTTCAAAGTTTGATTTTGTCATGGTTGAATGACTCACGTTTTTTTATAGCTCTTTATAGTATGTTGCTTTTAAGGCGCTCATTGTAGACATAAATTAAAGCGTATTTTCTTAAATGAAAAGTTTTCGGTTAATTGTTTGAATAGGTCAGTAAAGAAcgatttgagtcgcgttctgagaaaactgggcataatgcatgtgcgtaaagtgtcttcccagattagcatgtgcagttcgcaatcggatttttgctaagaagagacttcatttaaacgaaaaaaagtcatacaagcggaaagtgacgtTCCAGattctgtacaggctaatctgggacgacacttaacgcacatgcattaagcccagttttctcagaacgcggctcatttggtGTTCGGATCTGTATGAATAAAACCACGGGGCTTTAGCCTCGCATTGGCCCGATGTAGAATTGTTTATCGATCGTTAAATTATGATAATCCGATAATTACTAATACTTGGTTTTAAAAATAGTTGACTTTATATTCGTACAATCTGAAATAGAACCATAGTTAACAAAACTTTACTGTGCCGATTAAGGCTTACAGCTTGATAAAATTTAATGTAGACATCGATAAATTCATTTAACGaacacatattattaaaaaaataaaaatgagtcgataattgcattttttaaaactaagcacatgtttaaaaatgaaataatatgaatatgttttttaaggtttaagaCGGCTTAGCTTAACTAACCTTCAATTGGTCATTGTAGGCTAACTTACTATTAaaaagtacccagggtacttttaagtatactacaatgtactcGGGGTACGGAAAAATTGCTAAAAAGTATTGCGATGAATGGCCGGGTGCCTTTATGCGTATAAACCGAACTCGGGGTTCACTGTCGTACACTTtcaagtacccggggtactttcaAGAACTACCTGAgctgacaacgaccaatttagcataACTGACCATTAACGTTCTAAACAACTTGAGCTCTAGTCTGGTTCCCAGcttctattttaaacaaattatatacagaggggcaggtaatccagactactTGAGCTCTTCAATTTGTAGCCCCGAGAGCAGATTAGCTGTCCGGACTTTAAGAACGACATCGAGGACGAAGATGTGGGCGACGTCCACACGTACAAGATGTCGTGCCCTCGGGGCAGTGGCGTCTTCGTCATGGATCCCCTCACTGGCTGCATTACCATGACCAAGGTGTGGGACCTGGACGCGGCCAACAAGCGTCTGGGTGAGGAGACTGTTGTGTGCACAGTCACGGCCACCGACCGCCGTGGACTGACGAGCACCGCCATGGTGAGTTTGACTTAGATGATGAAGGTCATGATAATATTGATACCTTTCTCTGAATTTTACAATACACATGGATGTGAGCCTAGTGTATTTCTTATTTCTTTATTGGATTCAGATAAATTtgatgtaaataattacgtatacGTTGCCTAGAGCGATTACCTTTTAAATGACGTATTCGATGACACACTTGATGACGTAGGCAATTACGTATATTATGACCTTATATGATAATGTAGGCGATGAAAGACTGATGACAATGGTTAAACGTAGGGGATGACGTTACCTATAATTTGAAATTGCAAATAATAATGAAGAAGGCCCCGGTGTTTGTGATAATATCATGCACTGATGCATTGAACCCTGGTACAGTGAATTCGAGCAAGACCAAGAATTAGATTACTAATATGACTGAAATAAGTCACACAttatttgaaaaactaaatgtAATGACTTCAATGCCGCAGGCTGGGGTCGAACGCCTAGGCAAGTGTGCaaaaattatgacgtcataaagGAAATAACATGCcatataccctgtttcccatgtaatataaccattacatatattttgtattaacatgtgatatatatactttttaagcgttttcatttgcttagttttcgtttattgaccaatcgcattatgttattttgctgaaatgacgttgcaacgtcaaattacgtcacgaaaagaaaacaaaatttgggatgcatcattatgtttgcgtcaatatttatttaatttgctcattaaaagcatgtgataaaaaggtatgacactcgttgtcatatcataccatattttattaaactcgtccagaaaattAGTTAgttagctcgccaaaggctcgcttactaacacaattcctgaattCGTGTAATAagatatggtatgatatgacaactcgagCCAGATCctgtatatatttgtaaaatgcgTCAACATTACATTTTAGTGACAATGAGACTGACGTCTTACGTAAAATATAAGTGGTTTGATGACGTGGTTGATgacataaaattgtaaaatttaacGAAATGGATCACGGTTGTTGTGACAAACATTTAGTTTATCAAGCGCCCCGCAGAGacttgactggaaccagcatagcttgaAAAAATCCCTGCCTTCATTACTAATCACTTATTttactgttgttatttttttaatttaggtatttttgtttaaattttgaacctaaacttatatattatttttcaaaaaatatataaaaatgatcttacttttcataatataatacttaaacaaaaaaaataaaatcctgtACTCTAAATTATATataaggaacgacaactctgcgtggagattgccagTTTATTTAACGACGCTATAATTAGATTTCTTACAAACAAGTAAACTTTATGGTTaagcttttttctcaattttagttTAACATAAAGATCAAGGAAGATGACGACAACAAACCCTTCCTGTCGCAGACCTCCTACGTGTACTGCCCGACTGTGGGTTCCACTTCCGGTACGCTGGGTCAGGTGACCACATTcgacaactagaaatggcgcggcagaggccgacgcgtatccccacgccgcatgtttgacccaagggcgccccagggttgatcatggggccatgcatagctgagattgactgtattgtcataagagaagttcagtatcaattagaagtgaatgggtgtaaaaataaagaagttatagtaaaaggcaattttgggagggtgtggcctatgtgggcggggtgccccagggttggtaatggggccatgcatagttgagattgaccgtattgtcataagagaggttcagtatcaatttgaagtgaatcagtgtattaatgaagaaattatagtaaaaggcaattttgggcgggtgtggtctatgtgggcgtggcgccccagggttggcaacggggccatgcatagttgagtttgaccgttttgtcataagagaggttcagtatcaatttgaagtgaatcagtgtagaaatgaagaagttaatgtaaaataacctaaaatttttttatagtaaatggaattttttggtgggtgtggcctatgtgggcgggcgccccagggttgggattggggccatgcatagttgagattgaccctaatgtcataacaaaagttcagtatcaatttgaagtgaatccgtttagaaatgaaaaaattatagtaaatggaaatttttggtgggtgtggcctatgtgggcggggcgcccaagggttgggaatggggccatgcatggttgagattgaccgtattgtcataagagaggtccagtatcaatttgaagtaaatcggtgtagaaataaagaagtaaatgtaaaataacctaaaaaaatgagtgataatttctgacgcggccccaccccaaccgctataacttttgacccaggggtcagatcaaaattccaaatagtgcagggtcgcacatatgctcatagctaccatgtgtgtaagtttcaaggttctagtgcttttagtgtaggaggagatagtggccaggacggacggacagacagacggacggacggacggacggacggacggacggcggagataaccacaatatccccacctttttttcaaaaagcgtggggataatgacgTCCTTGACGCGCATAAAACCAAGAAATATGAGTTTGTCGGTACGGGTGATTTAGTTATTTAGTTTGTCGGTACGAGCTAGTTAGTTATTTAGTTTGTAGGTACGAgctatttagttatttattttgtcGGTACGAGCTATTGAGTTTATAAGTTTGTCAGTGCGAgttatttagttatttagtttGTCAGTACGAGTGATTTAGTTATTTTCTTTGTCGGTAAGAGCTATTTAGTTTGTCGGTACGAGCTAGTTAGTTATTTAGTTTGTCGGTACGAGCTAGCTAGTTGTTTAGTGTGTCGGTACGAGCTTTTTAGTTATTTAGTTTGTCGGTACGAGCTATTGAGTTATTAAGTTTGTCGGTACGAGTTATTTAGTTTGTCGGTACGAGCTATTTAGTTATTTAGTTTGTCGGTACGagcttttaagttattttatttgtcGGTAAAAGCTATTTAGTTATTTAGTTTGTCAGTACGAGCTAGTTAGTTATTTAGTTTGTCGGTGCGAGCTATAAAGTTATTTAGTTTGTCGGCACGAGCTATAAAGTTATTTAGTTTGTCGGTACGAGTTATAAAGTTATTTAGTTTGTCGGCACGAGCTAGTTAGTTATTTAGTTTGTCGGTACGAGCTTTTTAGTTATTTAGTTTTTCGGTACGAGCTATTTAGTTTGTCGGTAAGAGCTTTTTAGTTTTTCGGTACGGGGgatttagttattttattttgtcgGTACGAGCTTTTTAGTTTTAAAGTCATATTTTTTCACATCTGAGATTTACGagctatttaatttttattaaattctgtagaattactttaaaaaaatatttctcacACATATTAGAATTGCGATGtactaaactatttatttttcacATATTGTTTAAGAAACCAATAAATACTAGTTCGTAGTTTGTATTGACGAGCCATTAAGCTTCGTAAAATCCAAATATTCACAAATGAAACATTAATTGTTCACACATATTTGTTATACATTGTAATTCTAATTAGTATAATTTGACCCCTATACGTGGTTAAtagatttttgtttgtttccttGTTTGTTCACAGGAAGTGGACCCTACTCCGCATCCGGGACCGGTGGTCTGACATACGGGGATTTGAGCTCATATGCAAAAGGCACTAAATTTGAAACGACCCTCAGAGTTACAGGTAAGAAACAATCATAACGCCACATGTTAATGTATTACATTTAAAGCCTCGCTCTGGGAGAAAAGGGACTTAATCCGTGTCAATCCAGTCTAGACTCAAAGTTTCGTTCCTTACAAGCCTAGCGTACTGACCAGGTgaatctggaacgacattttaagcacatgaattaatccTTTTTTTCCCACAGTGCCGGTCATTGATTATAATCATGTAtgcatataaattattattagtgTGTTAGAGTTTTCTGAACACGTGACCCTCTTAATATACAAATCATTTAATAACTGGATGAGGACTACAATCCAAACGAACTATCAAAGTTGAGAGTATTTTGCCTACAACTTAGGCGTCAAACGTCGTTGTATCCACTGACCCGCACGCTCCTATTTGTTCGCGTCGATAGCTCGTTATTTTACTATTTGAATGAGCTTGTATacataagcctcgttctggaaaaaagggcttaacgcatgtgcgtaaagtgtcgactcATATTAGTCTATGCAaaatctaatcagggacgacactattgGAACTGCATATGAGAATCTAGGACGAgactacgcacatgaattaagccctattTTGCCAGAACGAGGCTCAGTTTCTATACTTCTTCTGTGTCAGATTCCGCCGGTCACTACGACGAATCTCCTGTCACAATGTTCTTCTGCGACCCACCAGCGCCATCAAAACCCAACAGCGCCAGCGGCGCATCGTCGGCGTCGGCAACTTCCGGCGGCATAGACCACTTCCTGTTCTGGCTGATTCCGGCGCTGCTCCTTCTGGCGCTCATGGCGGGGCTGGCCGTGTATGTCATTCGGCGATGCATCCAAGGCGGCCGATGGTAACATTATTTGAgtcccgttctgagaaaactgggcataatgcatgtacgtatagtgtcgtcccagattagcctgtgtagtcccaacaggcttatcagagacgacattttccgcctaaattggatttttgctaacaagagacttcatttcaacgaaaaatgtcacaaaagcggaaagtgtcgtccctgataagtctgtgcggacatcacaggctaatctgggacgacactttacgtacatgcattatgcccagttttctcattaACTCATTGAACAGTATCGACATTGCTATCCCTGTTAAATACCAACTCGGATACAGACAGATAGACATACCTACATTTTATTGAGACTTAAAGAACAGTGCATCGTCTTGATGCTTACTTGAGACTTAAAGAACAGTGCATCGTCTTGATGCTTAATTGAGACTTAAAGAACAGTGCATCGTCTTGATGCTTAATTGAGACTTAAAAAACAGTGCATCGTCTTGATGCTTAATTGAGACTTAAAGAACAGTGCATCGTCTTGATGCTTAATTGAGAGATAGAGAGCAGTGCATCGTCTTGATGCTTAATTGAGACTTAAAGAACAGTGCATCGTCTTGATGCTTAATTGAGACTTAAAGAACAGTGCATCGTCTTGATGCTTAATTGAGAGATAGAGAGCAGTGCATCGTCTTGATGATTAATTGAGACTTACAGAACAGTGCATCGTCTTGATGCTTAATTGAGACTTAAAGAACAGTGCATCGTCTTGATGCTTAATTGAGACTTAAAGAGCAGTGCATCGTCTTGATGCTTAATTAAGACTTAAAGAACAGTGCATCGACTTGATGCTTAATTGAGACTTAAAGAACAGTGCATCATCTTGATGCTTAATTGAGACTTAAAGAGCAGTGCATCGTCTTGATGCTTAATTTAGACTTAAAGAACAGTGCATCGTCTTGATGCTTAACTGAGACTTAAAGAACAGTGCATCGTCTTGATGCTTAATTGAGACTTAAAGAACAGTGCATCGTCTTGATGCTTAATTGAGACTTAAAGAAAAGTGCATCGTCTTGATGCTTAATTGAGACTTAAAGAACAGTGCATCGTCTTGATGCTTAAATAAACACACTATTTTCTTCTAGGTAAATAGGTATAACAACAtataattttgaaacataaaatagTCAAATAAGGATATAAATCCAAATAAACAGATTCGATGACTTGAACACGTAATTTGTAACAAGACAGAACATTAATTTAATAAACCATACTTTTAAAGATCATATTGCTTataacaaaaggtattttaaaatatttgcataCAAGTATG
This sequence is a window from Dreissena polymorpha isolate Duluth1 chromosome 16, UMN_Dpol_1.0, whole genome shotgun sequence. Protein-coding genes within it:
- the LOC127862245 gene encoding uncharacterized protein LOC127862245, with product MSCPRGSGVFVMDPLTGCITMTKVWDLDAANKRLGEETVVCTVTATDRRGLTSTAMFNIKIKEDDDNKPFLSQTSYVYCPTVGSTSGSGPYSASGTGGLTYGDLSSYAKGTKFETTLRVTDSAGHYDESPVTMFFCDPPAPSKPNSASGASSASATSGGIDHFLFWLIPALLLLALMAGLAVYVIRRCIQGGRCGSCYQSRAVKTIRPDRPL